The segment GTACCTTTtagtggtatatgtttgggagtaattagaattgtgattattgacttgttcatgttgagtaattttaatgatgaaaaagggTAATAAAAAGGTAATGTGATAAATTGTTGGTGCCTGATGTTTGAGACTACTTTGAAGGTTTATTACTtatttgttgatgttgtatAACGGTTGTATAGTTGTGATCTTTGCCTtcttatgaaaatggtcatatcctcattatttgtgtaaacatgtcatttgcattattctgagacatagttgtgacaagtgttatgtgcattctGAGACCACTTGTCCCCGTCAGAAATACAAATACCCACTACTATCAAAAGTAACAATatagaaaattgaatttgaatcaACACTATTGATAATTGTTTGAGTAGATTTGATCCGATCAGGTGACCTGTCAAACACATCGAAATCCTTTTCTCGTTTCGTCTGttcttcaacttcaaattttaccgatgaaattttgatattttttctctcaatcTCATCGGATTGTAATGTTGGATGATTAGGTGAACTCaatttctctgcaatatttttTCCATTGAAATTTCACCATGACAACAAAAAAAGAGTGAAATGAAACGATTGATTTTtggaagatttttttaaaagggaTGTGCTTTAAAATGATGagaaaaaaacaattacaaaGAGAGGGGGGGGGATCTCTTTGGAGGTGAAATCAAGAACAACagttttttgtcttttttttatctttaactatttgaattttgaaggaATTTGAAGACTACACCATTTTTGGTCTACGGCCACCCCActaaagtgtagcctaaactggCCACACTTTTGGACTTTAGGAAACACTTTTTAGGGGGTgaccaaaagaagcgtaaccttttaCATTAGGCAATACTTATTGAATGTCGCCACttttggctacacttataaagcgtagccaaagaAGTATAAGGCCACACTTTGTTGTgatgcattagcaacacctatattttattatatcacacttaaaagtgttgcctttgcGGTTTTATTAGTCACACTTCAAAAGTGTTTCCTTTTATAGGTCATCTAGTGCAACGCTtcaaaagtgttgccttttatatatcatatatagcaacacctttaaagtgtaattttatatctcatctagagcaacaATTATAAATTGTaactttatttcttatttagaGCAACACTTATTAAGTGTaattttatatctcatctagcgcaacacttataaaaagtaactttatatctcatctagagcaacacttataaagtgtaattttatatctaatctagaccaacacttataaagtgtaattttatatgtaatctAGAGCAAtatttataaagtgtaacttataactcatctagagcaacacttataaagtgtaactttatatctcatctagagtAACACTATtgaattaaatatattcaatatatgaTCATAGAATTAAAtcgaagctatatatttcaaatgaaCTTCAAGAATCATGTCAAAAAActccaaaacatagaaagtaattgcttaaagatctctaatatcaataaattccaAAATACCAAatgcatacaaacatatatgACAATAGTACAAAAAACTCTTCACCGTTCACTACAATAGATCGAATTTACTTCTGCcacaattcaaattcaattaccgGCATTTGCTGcacattgaaaataaaattataggtTAGTGAAATAAATGTGAAAGTGCATAATTGGAGAGTATTCATTGTAATCCAACCAAtccaaatcaatatatatatatacgcaaATCATATAGAACATTTATAATCACGTGAATTATGGGTTACTGCATGTATCGTAAACACAAAGAGATCAACAGACACACATCATCCCAAATTTCATTTAGAGCATCTGTAAAATCTCCCTTTGTCTTCCTACAATGGCAccaaaagctaaaaaaaatccTGCAGAGAAAAGGCCAGCAGCTAAAAAAACTCGCATAGCCGAGAAATCTCATGCAGAACAGAATGCATAGGACGAAAAGAAGCTAACAAAGAACAGCACTACAGCTGCCCGAGacagaaagaagaagagattgaaGAAGTTCAAACTGTTGTTTGTATTGTTAATCCTGTTGAATTAGCTAAGcatgtaaattaaaaaatctgcATGTTGAATGAAATTTTACAGTTTTGTACATAAAAAAGACCTCAAGAGACTAGCTCTCCCAGTTACTGCTGTATTGGGCAAGAACTTGGAGCTGACATTCACAATTTGATATTGAGTAAAGAGATGGAGGATGATAGGAAGAACAAAAACAGAGGGGAACAAGGCAAACATGATTTTAGAAACCTGCAAATGCAGTACACAAACAAGTTTCAGCACAAACCAAAAAGCCTATAAAAGTTTACAAGTTTAACAAGTTAGGCATTTTCCCAACAATTTCAGAAACCTTCAAATGCAATACAAATTCTTTACAAGTTTAACAAGTTAGGCATTTTCCCAACAATTGAATTGTTAGACATGAAAGCTTAACAAGTTTTGCAAGATTAGAAAATACACTCAAATCGACATGAGAAACTCAACCCAAGTTGTCAAGAACAACTCCTGCAACATTACTACACTCAAGTTCATCACACACCAAAAAGCCTAGGAGACAGCATGTGTGTTCATTCAAAGCAACCAAAAGTGCCCAAAGTACCACATCTGTACTACAACTAATAATAGTGTATCTTATGGAAGTAAAGTGCTAATAAAACTATAATACTGCAGaatgtaattctttttttttgacgATTCAAAGTTTAAAGAatgtaactattttttttataaaggttACAACAAGAGTACATCAACAGATGAGAAGTACTATAGGGTTGATGTCATTACCCTATATGAAAAACCTACATTTCAAATACCGTTAAACCAAAAAACAGAAAGCTTTAATAGTAAATTAGCTGGAACATAGCATGGACATACCAAAACTCTTAATTATTAGCTTACATGATTTTATTCACCGACAGCTGCTCAGACTCCCTCCAACAATAAATCAAAGGGTAAACCAagccaaaaagagagagatGCAATTTAAAGAAGACAACAAGAACCAGTAAGAACAATAACCAACATCAACAAGATGAAACTCAAACCACAAGAACAATAACCAACATCAACAAGATGAAACTCAAACCACATCACAACAGAGCTTAACTAGCACAAGTGACAACAAACTCACTCACGAAACTACAACAAAACTAtctcaaaattaaaatcatcTTTCGCAACAACCATTACAGTTCAAAGTAGTAAACAACAGGGGTAAAATACACAACTACAATCCAAAATTAGGTATCGAATCTAAAAGGACACAATAAGTGACAAAAACAAAGTACAAACTGAACTTTCATAGAttcaatatgataaaataacTTCAGACTATTAACAGAGAATGTGAAATACAAAATACCTTTGAAGAACCAAATCATGAGCTGATCCTAAAGAATGTGGAAGATTTTTGCCTCTTACAGCTTGTGCTCTACTTGCATCAATAGGTGAAGCAAGGTTGGATCCAACACACCCTGGTATGCCTTAAAAATTCAATCCAGGGTTGTTTTGCAACAATTGAGTGAATCAATGTCGCATTTCTTCTCTCAATTCTTCCCTTAGAGAAGTGATTGCATTGGCATGTTTTGTTTTAGATTGTTAATTTCCTCATCTTTATTCAAAGAACTTGTTGTCACTGATCTACCGTAGTACCTAAGTCGACAGGCTGCTCCTTTCCAAACACTGCCATAAATGCATCGTCACCTGTTTCCCCTTAATTTTGGCGATTCTGAAGTTGAGCCTGTTGAATAAAATTGACATCCATAGTGAATTGTGAGTACTATTTCATTTCCATCCTATGATAGCGACATCAACTAAGAATTGATATGTCCTCGCACATGAACAAGacgaagaaaaagagaaagaagaagaagacataCGTGATAAGATTCAATGGAGTCAAACTCCCCcacaatatataaaatttaagtctGAATCAAATTCAATACTAATCCTCTTTAAAAAACTTACTATTGCAACTTGGGTATCTGCCTGGATTTCCTTTCCCGTCTTGGTACGAGTTGCTATTAACATTTCAGGCTTTGATGGTTCTTCATTGTTGTCTTTGGCTGCACGCCtcaaattatatcaaaagaaattttttaaaaatcatattgttctaataaattacaaaaaaaatgaaattcagaGTTTTGAAGAAATATTATCTAAGTATTACCAATGCCACGCGTACAATTGCAAAATTAATAGGTCCCGTTCGATGCCTCCactttttttttcctgttttgAGAATTCATCTAGCATGTGGCctattataaaaaaagagataatttaattgataaaaaaaatgttttgaaattcATCTCGCATATGgcctattataaaaaaaagagataatttaattgataaaaaatatatatatgatgcaAAATATGTCGACGAGTAGAAATGCAATTTTTTAGCCTTACTTGAATAGTTGTGTGTAACCAATACTCGATCAGCTAGCggaattgattttcttgaatGCCATCAGGACGCTTTTCTAGCATATCCTCAAAGGTACtgtttttgtcaaaaaatttctttttaattttttgtttgtgtcgCCTCCAAGCATTACGAAGACCAGTCATCACCCACTTCTTTCGTTCTACTGGAATTAGAAATTCGGACtatccaaaataaaatatatttagcttcagtaagtaaaaaaataaaaatatgcaaTATCAAGAGTGATTGTTCTTACGTTGATATATTCTCACATGCGCTTTTTAGTATCCTTTGGCACCACATGCCAACTAATGTACATAGAGGTGATGAATCTAGGATTCCTTGCAATTGTTCCTATAAAGTTGCTTAATTGTGAAACTATCTTATCAGTTGGTCCCACTGCTTGTCCTTTATCAAATGtcacttcctttctttcttccaaatttATTGCGTGAATATCCTTACATGTCGTTTGTCATCGAACTTTTTTCGGCTTTGATATTTCTAGATTGATGTAACAGACAGGAAATtagatatttcttttataacgAGTACTAAATCTTACAAGGTTTAAGACATACCTTTTGCACTACAATCAATGTTAATTTCCTCTTGGACATCACATTCATGTCCACCAAGTTCTTCTTGATCCATAATATCATCCAATCCTTTGTTGTGTTAATTATTAATAGGAGTATGCACATCAGCTGTTGTGTGGTTATCACATTTTGTTTCATCATCTGTGCGTATCCCTTGATTTTTTAGAAACTGATCAAGAGTACTAGCTGGTATGACTGGCTTCCTCTTTACCTGCTTGCAATTTTTTAGATGAAGAATATCATGTTCATTCTGTATTGGTTGTTTATCAAGAGACTGACCAATATTGGTGAATGGTCGAACCAACTTCCCCTTCACCTGTTTGAAGTTCAGTAGATCCTTAATATCGTGTTGTGCCTCTCCATTACCTAGTGTTTTCCCATTCACATGTACTGAAGCAGCAACACCTTTCATGAATGATGTTTGGAACCTAGAGTCATTCATAGGAAGTTTAATTCCTTTCTCTTCAATGGACTATTCAGACGACCTCTGTTTAGTTTGCCCTTTCCCTGCAGTCATATGTGAGGTTCTAACCTCCTCagaattctttattttatgtggTATTGGTGTCTGCTGTTTCTTAGCTCTATCATTGTGTTCATTTGCATGTTGTTCTCTTTTAATCTTCAATTTATTGGCTAATTCAGCACTTAATCGGTATTGCATATCAATAGCTAGATTCTTCAATGGACTTTGAGCTTTGTTTGGATTAgaaccctttttcttttgtgaTGTTGATTGCTTCGTTGTTCTCCAACAGTAATTTAACCTAcacaataataattaatcagATAATAAGAATAAAGTTTCCTTGGATTACGAAGGTTGCTTATTAGTGGGAAGGAATTATGGCCATACTACAGTCACATATTCCTACTCTATATTTAGATGTAGTGAACTGGAAATCACTTGAAATGGGTTGGATTAAGTGTAATATTGATGGAGCGAGCAAAGGAAATCCACACCAATGTTCTTATTATTTGTGTATCAGAAACCACACCGGCCATCTACTTCATGTAGAAGCGCAAAGTATATGAGTGACTTCCAACAAAGTAGCAGCTCACTATTTCAGTTACAAAAATGCAGAATGCAAAGAAATGACATGGGAAACAAAAAGTAAGTTTTTACTTCTTACTACTCCAAGATTAATTTTAGAAAACAGACTCAAATATGTAATCAAACTTTAAATAGTGTCTGCCTGATTTAGAGAACAGGGCTAAGCTTTAATAGTGTCTGGTTGGAGGCCTTAAACTTGGGAAAGTATATTTGATAAGATCATGCTAGAAATCTGTCTATGAAAGAATAAGAGACGGCTACTGTCAAGCCACGCCCCAAAAAAGAAGTAAAGCacttcaaatattaaattttggtgAATTTGCAATGACATTCAACTTCCAATAGTAACATTTGAAAAGTTCACATCATACAAGCAGATAAAAGGTAAATAACAGAATAAGTAAAGCTCTCGGCATTTATTTGTTGATAAAAAGTTTGCTGCCTATTCAGAGTACAGGGCTGAGCTTGTAATGATCATCTTCAAAGTTTGAAAGCTCAATTTAGCTCAGTATGAGAATATTGAACTAAAATTactaatatatacttaaaaatgTACTAGAGAAACAACGAAATGACTTCTTGGCACTTCAAGACATATagtcaaaaacaagaaaattgtTCCAGCAATCACATACAAGACAGAACCATTGTGCTTAGCAAATGAACAAACCATGAACAAGCTATTTTGGGAGCAAAGCATGAACAAGCTAATCTAAGTtatgagaatgaacaaaaaggGATACAAGCACCAACAAAACATAAGACCAAAGTAAACGGATTCACAGTATTAATGAGTGTCGAACTAAGAGACCATGAGAATAAAATTTGGGAGCAGTTCACCTCCTTTTCgtcttaaaataatgaaaaccaAGGAAATAGAAATCAAACACCACCACAAGGTTGGAAGAGAGAAGAATACTCACAAAGATCCTCACAGTTGGAGTACTGGGTTCTTTATCTTCCTAAACTCATACATCCAAAGGGGGTAGTACACCTTCAAATAAAATGGAAACTTCAATTgggaattgaaaaatatgaaggaGCAGAGAAGAGTGGTAAAAACCTTTAGAGATGACTAACTTCAAAAACTGTACCAACAATGCTGGAGAGTTTTCTATGCTGCCTCTAATCTTTAAAACctgaaaaaataagtaattatataagtatttatataacaatcacaattcatatatacaAATCAGAAAGCAATTTGATAATTGTACCACAAATACTTCAGAGTTTACTAACCTTTAGTCATATATATTTGTGTCAATAAACAATTCTAAGCTAGAATTGCAGGTTGTTCAACAATCGGACGCATGAAAAGAGCCAAAAGAATACTTAACCATTGTATTGATCTAATCTTCAATTtcacaaattaaatatcttaatatgtttctaacaaaaaaaaaacagttaaataacaaaaacagAAAGTGAGCACTATATGGTCATTACAAAAATAAGGAAACTGATGGTGCGTCATCTTAAAACTCTTCTTCCGACTCATCTTCAAGCTCATCTTTAGTCTCATCTTCAGACTCATCTTCATAGTCATTTTCAGACTCATCTTCAAACTCATCAGCAGATTCATCTTCAAACTCTCTTCCTCGACTTCAAGTTGTTGAGCAGTGAATTCCTCCAAAGGCacatcaataattttttctgGTACATCACCTCTTGTTAAGAGAACCTCACCATTATCTTATGGTATAGATGGTCGCATCAAATGTTTAGATGGATCTTTTTCATAACATTGTGGGAGATTAGATTCAACTTGATCACCCATGTTAAATAAGTCTCTCGAAACAGTCTTCATAACTTAATGTCTATCTTGATCATATGGATCTTGCACATAAAAGCACTGGTGTACTTGAGATCAAAGCACAAATGGCTCTTCTTGAGAGCATCTCTTGTTAAAATAGACATAAGTAAGGCCATAAGTATCATTTTCAACCTCATACCAATTACACTTAAGTAGAACAACCTTAAAGTTACCATAGTATCCCAACCCAACAATATCAACTATTCTACCATAATAAGTCAGATATGCAGCAATcagatttttatccttttagCTTGCAAAGCTTGTAGTTGAGGCAACTAGAGTAACACCACTATTTTGTGTTTTACGCCTTGCATCATGCTGCCTATACTTGAATCTATATCCATTGATGAGATACGCATAATATCTTTTTCCAAACGAATTTGGTCCTCTAGAcaattgatttttatcaaatcAGGTACATCCTCTTGGAAAGCGAGAGTTTCAAACCATTGAGAGAAGTTTTGACAATGATTCTTAGCTTTACTCCATTTAGATCTTCGTGGCTGATTATTAACCTCTTACTCATGCTCTCTATACAacacatgtattttttttttgttaaaataacatataaaataagttaaaaattagttagacaaaaataatactatattcaaataaatgtaCCTAATATATTCTTGAATCTCGTCACAATTTTCCAATAAGTATGCATGTGCCTTGCTTAATGTCTTGTTATCTAAAATGAATGGATCACTTTTCTTTGCTCCTAAACGAACTCCTCTGTTAGGAAACAAACCCATAATTTCTGCATCAGTTGGTTCACATTCATCATTATTTCGGTCTCTTCTGTTTAATCTGGTATGCACACCCCTATGCATATATTTGGAGAACAAATTCATACAATCTATTCCCACTCGTGTCTCTGCTATGCAACCTTTTGGATAACATCTATTGCGgatgtatgatttgaatgtaCCCATTTCTCTCTCAGTGGAATACATCCATCGATTTTGAGCAGGACCTCCTAATCTTACTTCATTCGCCAAATAAATAGGCAAATGgatcattatatcaaaaaatgaagGAGGAATAATTCGCTCTAActgatttattgtttatatcATCTCAACTTCTAAGCAATCCAGTTCCTCCAATGTGATTTCTTTTATACACAAACGACAGAAGAAGGAACTAAGACGAATCAAAGGAATAGCCACATGATCTGGAAGAATGCTTTTCATTGGTATTGGAAGAAAGTAATGTAACACGAAATTAGCATCATGGGTTTTATAATTGGACACTTTTCTTTCATCCATATGCACACACCTAGATATATTGGAGGCACTACCGTCAGGAAGCTTGGCTGTCCTTaaaactccaaaaaaaattgatttctctCCATTTTACATTGAGAAGCATGCTTTTGAAAACTTTGTTCTTTTATTGTCTTCTGTATCTTTTAAATGAAGGTTCTTCCTGATTCCCATGTCTTTCAAATCATACCGGGCTTTTGCATGATCCTTTGTTTTGCCAGAAATATCCAAAAGAGTTCCAAGTATCCATCAACTATGTTCTTCTGTATGTACATTACATCAAGGTTGTGGCGTAACAAGTTGTGCTGCCATTAAGGTAATTAAAAAAGATTGACATTTTTTCCATTGGCCATCATTTaatctttttctcttctttccaaACCCAATTTCAAAATCTTTCAAGCTTTTAAGAATATCTGTTCCCTTTAAGAAAGGTGGAGGAGGCCTAAATTCAGTTTTTTCATTAAAGATCTTTTGTTAGATCTCCATGGGTGATCCATCGGTAGAAAAACACGATGAACCATATAACACATTGTCCGACTATTTTTAAGATATTGATAATTACAACGAGGGCAAGCAAACTTTCCCTTTGTACTCCAACCACATAACATAGCATATGCAGGGAAGTCATTGATTGTCCACATAAGAGCTGCACGCAT is part of the Solanum pennellii chromosome 8, SPENNV200 genome and harbors:
- the LOC114078429 gene encoding aspartic and glutamic acid-rich protein-like, with product MGLFPNRGVRLGAKKSDPFILDNKTLSKAHAYLLENCDEIQEYISRGREFEDESADEFEDESENDYEDESEDETKDELEDESEEELNYCWRTTKQSTSQKKKGSNPNKAQSPLKNLAIDMQYRLSAELANKLKIKREQHANEHNDRAKKQQTPIPHKIKNSEEVRTSHMTAGKGQTKQRSSE